The following are from one region of the Hydrogenimonas sp. SS33 genome:
- a CDS encoding NAD-binding protein: MFDTIKKDNREIILFGYGKLGHRVYEMLSTYFTKITVVEQTELLTRDAKEHGIAKSFTVDFKHDQELIDLGLENKILFCAMDEMAMNIFLVLSLRSMTKESTIISISTSAENTRKLKFIGADKVIDIYEASANRIVDIITRPAVTRVLDEIIFVDNGISLEEIEIPPDSFLEGKYVHEIDFKEFGLILVGITDKEMGDDFIFVSRGIDHKFDAGDILVLLGESYDLDRFYKKLTGGRA, translated from the coding sequence GTGTTCGATACAATAAAGAAAGATAACCGGGAGATCATCCTCTTCGGTTACGGCAAACTGGGCCACCGGGTCTACGAAATGCTTTCGACCTATTTCACTAAGATCACCGTGGTGGAGCAGACGGAGTTGCTGACCCGGGATGCGAAAGAACACGGCATCGCCAAATCCTTCACCGTCGACTTCAAACACGACCAGGAACTCATCGACCTGGGGCTGGAGAACAAAATCCTCTTCTGCGCCATGGATGAGATGGCGATGAACATCTTTCTCGTCCTCTCGCTGCGGAGCATGACCAAAGAGTCGACGATTATCTCCATCTCCACCTCGGCGGAGAATACCCGGAAGCTGAAATTCATCGGTGCCGACAAGGTGATCGACATCTACGAAGCGAGCGCCAACCGCATCGTCGACATCATCACCCGTCCCGCCGTGACGCGGGTGCTGGACGAGATTATCTTCGTCGACAACGGCATCAGCCTGGAGGAGATCGAAATTCCCCCCGACAGCTTTCTGGAGGGCAAATATGTCCACGAGATCGACTTCAAGGAGTTCGGGTTGATTTTGGTGGGCATTACCGACAAAGAGATGGGGGACGACTTCATCTTCGTCTCCCGGGGCATCGACCACAAGTTCGACGCCGGGGACATTCTGGTCCTGCTTGGAGAGAGTTACGACCTGGACCGATTCTACAAAAAACTGACCGGGGGTAGAGCATGA